A stretch of DNA from Barnesiella propionica:
TAGGTATTCCTGCCGACGAATTGTTTCCTGACCGGTAAAATAAATTTTATTACTAGTACGGTGGATATTTATTCAATATGAAATAGAAAAATTAAGATAAAATAGTGTAGAAATTATTCGCATAGTTTGTAAATTAAAAAACGACTGGGGTACTGATAAGATGTGTGTATAAATAAAAAAGATGTGATGAACATATATTATTACTATCAGATGAAATACCCGGATAAATATTCCCCGAATAAACTATTGAAAGGATAGACGGAATCGTTTATTTCTTGTTTACAGAAAATATTATTGTTTATCTTTTGTTCTGACCGATTCTTTTTGGAAATACCGGGACACATTTATATTACACCAGTAATTTTTATTTGTAGTTATATCCAAATGATATAACATTTCGGGCTTTACTGTAAGTTCCTCTACTACGATATTTTTTTCGTCACTCAGGTAAAATTTTTCCCGGGCTTTCATTTCTTTTGCGTATTGTGCTGCTTCTCCGCTTTTTAATTCCGAAATAGCCATTCGGAATGTCGAATCTGAAAACATAAGCGGGCCGGACAAAACAAAAAAGATGAGTAGGCATTTACAAACGGGATATTTTTGCAAATGGGTATTGACGCGGGTAATGTATTTACGGATAAGGGAAAAATTATATATTCCCGCTTCTCTTTTTCGAATAATATGACCGATGTAATAAAACAGGTTGAAAAGCAGGAACCAGTAGAATATATATTTCCCCACTGTAAGCATACGAAAGGGGCCTTTATATCCTACTGCGTAATAAGTGGGTACATAAAATGAGCAATATACACCGAAAGATATGATCGAGATTAATAAAGGGTACTTGAATTTGAACGGACTGTTTTTGGCAATTTTATATAATATGGGGCTTAAGAATATAAATATCAAAATGACGGCCGGATTTTGCCAACGAATCAGGTCTTTTCCGCATGAGCCGACCGTTTTCAATATACTCAGGATGATGGAAGGTGTATGTGTCTGCATATCTTGCCTTACAGAGTTTCCGGGAGCGAGGGCACTAATAAAAAGTCCGGCAAGTATGCAGATAACCGAAACGTAAATGGGTACAGGTATTTTTTTGCCGGATAAACGGAAACATAAAGCGCTTACTGTAATTAATACAGGAGTGAATAGTGCCGTTGCAAAGTTGCCGCCTCCGATAAAAAAAGATAAAAGAATGATAAAAAAC
This window harbors:
- a CDS encoding DUF6056 family protein encodes the protein MKKRSYDKVTTAITIIIYLISLIPVFILARYNYPSADDYYYGAYTYQAWNEHHSITAVLQAAMQTIKELYYTWQGTFSGIFLMTLQPGIFGSQWYFLVPFIIISSLTASYLFLLKIILKDYFKASTYHWLTLTFSLLLISIALAHHKAQAFFWYNGTVYYSFIFSLSLFLIGCLLKYPLAKSNRSKFILLFFIILLSFFIGGGNFATALFTPVLITVSALCFRLSGKKIPVPIYVSVICILAGLFISALAPGNSVRQDMQTHTPSIILSILKTVGSCGKDLIRWQNPAVILIFIFLSPILYKIAKNSPFKFKYPLLISIISFGVYCSFYVPTYYAVGYKGPFRMLTVGKYIFYWFLLFNLFYYIGHIIRKREAGIYNFSLIRKYITRVNTHLQKYPVCKCLLIFFVLSGPLMFSDSTFRMAISELKSGEAAQYAKEMKAREKFYLSDEKNIVVEELTVKPEMLYHLDITTNKNYWCNINVSRYFQKESVRTKDKQ